Below is a window of Allorhizobium pseudoryzae DNA.
TCCAGCATCTGCCAAGGCCGAGGATGCCACATGGGGTTGCCAGATCCTCTTGTGCGCAGCCTCACAAAGCCCGTCTTGGCATGGCGTCCCCTACTGCGTTCCCCCGATGAAAAGGCTCGTATCAGCTATGGCGAAGCCCGGCTTCTCCTGGCCGATCTGCCATGAAGCAAAAGCCGGAAAACCGGGCTATGAACCTTACGAGGAATGCCCTGCCGGCATGACCGCCGTTTCCTCCCGCACCGATGGGGATCGGCCGTTCTTGGGCCGTGACGACAATGATCAGTGCACGAAGACCGTCAACCAGTGCAGCAACCGTGCCGCCTTCCGTACCCAATTTGGTGACAGCCAAGAAAACGAGCGCAAGGGTGTCACGATCCGGCAGATCAACCAGAACAACGACAATGATGTTTTCAACCGAGACAATGGCTGCATGGTGCAGATTACTCAGCCCCGCCCTCGCCGCGCGGATCCTTATTATTTCGACATTCCGAACGATAAGGGCGTCAATCAGCGCGCTTGGTTCAACCTGAATGACTGAGTGGATGACATGAACAGCAACATTCTCATCGTAGCAGCCGCAGGTATTGGCATTCTCGCCGGTGCTGGAGGTACTTATCTCATCATGCCGGAGCCAGAGCCGGTTGTTCGGGCCCCTACTGATGCGGAGATCGCGGCCCTTATCGCAGCCAATCCCTCCCTAATTCCCGAACCTCCGGCCCCTGTGCTTGAAATACCGACAGAAGAGGAAGCTCTAGCCGCATACCGCAAGGCTTATGCCCGCAATCCTCTGAGGACCGGCCGCGGTGAAGCCGATGTAACCCTTGCTTTGGGAGAGTGTGACGAGAACGCCAGCGGTCCAGGCGTATCATGCGTTGCGGCCATCAAGAGGAATGCAAACGCAGCTCCTCTCGATCGCGTTATTGGATTTGCCAAGTCTTCATCCGGCGAATGGGTTGCCACCAACTACTGATTTCAGGGCCAGATGCCTGTTGATCATCAATGCCCCGATAGTGAGATGGAGCCTGAAAGAAGAAGCTCCATTTCCTCAGGGTTTAGGCTCCCCTTGGAGGCAATTAGGTACCCCGCTATGTAAAGTAGCTTCTGATCTCTCTCATCCTGATCTGACGGCGCGTGCCTGATGATTTCCATACGTGCATTCGCTTCTTGATCCATGTCAGCGCCGCCCTCGCCGTTGACGGCTGCCAGGTAGACGGCTCGGTGACGTTCGACCTTCACGGACAATGGCTCGTTGGTTTGCAGCTCAAGCTCTTCTGTCATCTTTCCCTCTCCACAAGCGCAAGCGATCACTCCTTGGCCTCCCGAAAATCGAAGGGAGGGCAGGAGCCCCGCTCCTGCTCCCGAGCTCGTGCGGAACAGCAGGAGAGAGGGGGACAAGCGCTAAACCGGAGGGGGATCACCCACCCGGAGGGCCGAGACGGATTTCAGGGAAATGCGGCCGGTGCTGCAGGCCGCAGGCCGAAGCATGGGGAGACCGGTTTAGTGCTTGTGGGGGAGAGAGGGCAGAGCGCCTTTCTCCCCTCTCAGTGCGTTGATTTAAGTCGTCTTTTGGTCCGATGTGTTGCTGACAGCTTGATGCGCGTCCGATACCTTTGCACTGGATGGGGGGTGCCATGGAGATAGCTAGCTTAAAGATCGAGAATTTCCGGGGCGTGCGGAACGGCTCAATCCGCTTCTCGCCGCACACAGTGCTTGTCGGCGCGAATAACTGCGGCAAGACTACGGTTATCGAGGCGCTGGCTCTCTTGTTCGGCCGCGACCGGATGATCCGCACTTTAACCGAGCATGACTTTCACGGCAGCAATCCGCAGCCAGCAGATCGGATTCGATTGATCGCAACGGTGATCGGGTTCCACGAAGATGATCCGGCCCAGCATCCAGACTGGTTCCGGGACGATAGGGGCATCGTTAAATGGTGGGACGCGGCTACCGGCGCAGTGCATCCCGCACGCAATAGTCCAGCTTGGAAGCTCGCCTGCCAGATTGCCTTTTCGGCGCGGTTTCATAGGCCTTCACTTGAGGTAGAAACGCTGCGGTATTTTCACGATGACGACAGTGTCGGCGACGTGTTTGACGACGAAACGGCGACCCCGCTTCCCGCCCGATTGATCCGCGAACTTGGCTTCTTTTTCGTGCCGGCGGCGCGGACGTGGGACCGGACCGTGACGTTTGGCTCAGAGCTATTCCGCCGCGTAGTAGCGGCGGGCGGCGGCCAGCCTTCTGAGTCGGTCCTCGCCGAGCGCGACCGTTTGCGTAACCCACAAGCGACGCTAGAAGAGGACGAAAGGCTCTCTCCAATCGTCGAACGGCTCAATCAAGAGCTCAGTGGCTTCTTTCGGACGAACCCGACCTTGCATTTGCGGGTGACCCCCACTGATTCTGACGGGCTGCTCGAATCCGTTGTCTCGCACTACGCCCATAACGGGGCCGACCTACCGCTCCCCGCGAAGCGGCATGGCAGCGGACTCCTGTCACTGCAGCATCTGTTGTTGCTGTTGCAGTTCGGGCGGCTGCGGGTCGAGGTTGACGAGAACTTTTGGATGGCGTTGGAAGAGCCCGAATTGCATGTCCCACCGGCGTTGCAGCGTAGGCTGGTACATCGGATCCAGTCTCTATCACGTCAGACCTTGGTATCGACCCACTCACCGATGGTTGCTGCGCTGGCAGACCCAAGCGGCGTCGCGGTGTTGCGCAACGAAGGTGGCGTTTTAACTTCAGTGCCGCTTCTGCAATCGGCCTTGTCAGCTGACACGCCTAATAGTGTCCGCAAGCTGTTCCAGGTGAATCGCGTCGAGACAATTGCGGCGATCATGCACGACTTCGTTCTGATCCCCGAGGGGAGAACCGATTATGAATGGCTGGGTCTGCTCGTCCGAGCCGTTGACCTTCATCAGAGCTGGGCTGCGGCCGATGAATGCCGGTTCGACGCCTTCGTCGGCGTGATACCGACCCACGACGGATCTGTGGTGCGAACGGTGGCGGCGATGTCTCCGCTTCACCCTCGCGTGGTCGCGCTGGTTGATGGCGACCAAGAAGGCATGGGTTATGCAAATGCTCTCGCCGTAGCGGGCGCTCCGAATTCGGGGGTCATTTTGCGATGGGCCGACGGTCAGATGCTCGAGGACGTGATCGGCTGGATCATCGATGCCGACGCGGCTGCCTGTCTCTCGACTATTTCTATTGATAACCCTCCCGCAAATGTCGGTGATCTCGTCGCGCGCCTCAAGGACGATGTGCGAGCGACAGGCGGACTCAAGAAGGACAGTTCGAGCTACGAAGCGGTCGCGGGGGCGATCGGCGCAAACGAAGCATGTTGCGCTCGAGCGCGATTGCTTCTCAACGCGATCACTGAGGTCGCTCAGGGTAACGATAATCCGCTGTTCGTGGCGGATCCACACTATCCGACCATCAAGGTCTTCGCGCCGTGACCGTTCAAGCTGTCGAAGGGGGAGCCGGCTGCGGAAAGACACATCGGCTGATGGCCATGCTGGCTGAACGACTTGAGACCCACCCCTTAGAGGACGGGCAACGTGTTCTCGCGCTCACCTTCATGCACGGGTCGCGGCGGCGCCTATCCGAGCGGCTTCGTTCGGTCGCCAACCTTCGCGGACGCGTGGAGTGTTGTACGATCGACGCCTTTGCGTGGCACATCTATCGCCGGTGGCGGGGACTGGCAGGCGCGCTCGCCATCGCCCCTGCAACCGAAGGCGATTTTGATCGAGTCTGCGACGCAGCCGGATTGCTGCTGGAGCAGTCTCAAGTTTGCGGTTGGGTCGCGGCGAGTTTCCCTATTGTGCTAGTCGATGAAGGTCAGGATCTCAAGCCGGAGCGTCTGCGCATGCTCAAGGCGGTCGCGGGGGCCGTCCATGCGCTGATTGCCGCGGACGAGTTTCAGTGCTTGGATCAGGCACTCCGCCCGAACCCACTGGTCGCATGGCTGCAAGAGGACGCAGAACCGGAAAGATTGGTGCAGGTACGTCGCACGAATGCCGCGGGTCTGCTAGCTGCAGCGACCGCCGTTCGCGCTGGAAATGCGCCGGTGAACGGTGTTGGGTTCAAGTTGCTGCCGCCTGGCGTCAGCGTGCCGCTAGCCGCGACGTTTCTCGCCAATGCTATCGCCTGGCGGCAGGGCGGCGATGTTGCGGTAATCACGCCGGCGCTCCAAGGCGGCTTCGCAACGTCAGTTGTCGCTCGGCTGGCTGAGGGCCCGTGTGGCAAACGTAACAACGGGCCTTACACCGTTCATTGGGAGGGCAACGACCGCGACGAGGCGCAGGCGATTATCGCAGGTCTCGATCTTGCGGCCGAGGTTCCGGCGGCGGTGGCCTGCGCAGCGCTGCGGGCTATGCCGCGAAATGTACCCGTGCGTGCAGCCTTGTCGTGGATCGAAAACCAGATCCACGCCTGCGGAAGGACAGATTTCACCCGTGCAGAGATCGAGGCCGTGATTGCACGGCAGGTCTCGCTACGACGGCAGCATGGTGGCGGCGCGTCACATCAACTGACGGCGATGACGGTGCAGCAAGCCAAGAACAGGGAGTTCGAGGGCGTCGTGATCATCTGGCCCTATCAGGTAGGCGGCGACGCTGAACACAAGCGTCGCCTGCTCTACAATGCGATCACCCGGGCAAAGCGATGGTGTAATGTCATCGTCCAGGGGCAGGATATTCTCGCCGCCGCGCCGTTCGCCTGAACGCTGGAAGCAGTTTGGCTGCCTTGGCGAGAGCGCAGATGACGGAACGTTGAACCCGTCTCCGAGCTTGTCCTACGAGGCTGCAGTTTCTCTGAGGGCACGATATACGCTCGCCCGGCCGATGTTCAGCGTCTTTGCAATCTCTGTTGGTCCCATCCCGTCGGATTTAAGCCGGCGGATCTCAGCAATATCAACATGGGGCTTCCTGCCTTTGTAGACTCCTCTGCTCTTTGCTGCAGCGATGCCTTCCATCTGTCGTTCTCTACGAAGGTTCGTCTCGAACTCAGCAAACACCCCGAGCATATCAAGGAAAGCTTTGCCGGCCGCCGAGCTGGTGTCGATCGGCTGTTCCGTCGCCTTCAGCGTCACCCCCTTTTGCTTGAGCAGCCGTACGATGTCCT
It encodes the following:
- a CDS encoding ATP-dependent nuclease yields the protein MEIASLKIENFRGVRNGSIRFSPHTVLVGANNCGKTTVIEALALLFGRDRMIRTLTEHDFHGSNPQPADRIRLIATVIGFHEDDPAQHPDWFRDDRGIVKWWDAATGAVHPARNSPAWKLACQIAFSARFHRPSLEVETLRYFHDDDSVGDVFDDETATPLPARLIRELGFFFVPAARTWDRTVTFGSELFRRVVAAGGGQPSESVLAERDRLRNPQATLEEDERLSPIVERLNQELSGFFRTNPTLHLRVTPTDSDGLLESVVSHYAHNGADLPLPAKRHGSGLLSLQHLLLLLQFGRLRVEVDENFWMALEEPELHVPPALQRRLVHRIQSLSRQTLVSTHSPMVAALADPSGVAVLRNEGGVLTSVPLLQSALSADTPNSVRKLFQVNRVETIAAIMHDFVLIPEGRTDYEWLGLLVRAVDLHQSWAAADECRFDAFVGVIPTHDGSVVRTVAAMSPLHPRVVALVDGDQEGMGYANALAVAGAPNSGVILRWADGQMLEDVIGWIIDADAAACLSTISIDNPPANVGDLVARLKDDVRATGGLKKDSSSYEAVAGAIGANEACCARARLLLNAITEVAQGNDNPLFVADPHYPTIKVFAP
- a CDS encoding ATP-dependent helicase, which encodes MAMLAERLETHPLEDGQRVLALTFMHGSRRRLSERLRSVANLRGRVECCTIDAFAWHIYRRWRGLAGALAIAPATEGDFDRVCDAAGLLLEQSQVCGWVAASFPIVLVDEGQDLKPERLRMLKAVAGAVHALIAADEFQCLDQALRPNPLVAWLQEDAEPERLVQVRRTNAAGLLAAATAVRAGNAPVNGVGFKLLPPGVSVPLAATFLANAIAWRQGGDVAVITPALQGGFATSVVARLAEGPCGKRNNGPYTVHWEGNDRDEAQAIIAGLDLAAEVPAAVACAALRAMPRNVPVRAALSWIENQIHACGRTDFTRAEIEAVIARQVSLRRQHGGGASHQLTAMTVQQAKNREFEGVVIIWPYQVGGDAEHKRRLLYNAITRAKRWCNVIVQGQDILAAAPFA
- a CDS encoding recombinase family protein, with translation MAIYGYARVSTIDQDLAIQEAALKAAGCTVIRAEKKSGSSKHDRKELNTLLEFMRDGDSLVVTRVDRLARSVGDLQDIVRLLKQKGVTLKATEQPIDTSSAAGKAFLDMLGVFAEFETNLRRERQMEGIAAAKSRGVYKGRKPHVDIAEIRRLKSDGMGPTEIAKTLNIGRASVYRALRETAAS